In Helianthus annuus cultivar XRQ/B chromosome 3, HanXRQr2.0-SUNRISE, whole genome shotgun sequence, a single window of DNA contains:
- the LOC110942021 gene encoding coleoptile phototropism protein 1 encodes MAKKGSGGYFGYQEIWHDLILIFRPKSKLHALWNHPVSHKTKVASDRNLTHTVFTVLSRSIPDAARPVHDAIYGAVDVYLKEHPTLTEVERKKVCELIDVKKLSADASIHAAQNDRLLLRMVVQILFHEQVQATAVIKEAARGNRALEQDWEIKMPLRSK; translated from the exons ATGGCAAAAAAGGGTTCTGGCGGGTATTTTGGTTACCAGG AAATTTGGCACGATCTGATCTTGATTTTTAGACCGAAATCGAAGCTACACGCCCTCTGGAATCACCCTGTTAGCCATAAAACCA aagttgcaagtGATCGGAACCTCACACACACTGTTTTCACAGTGTTATCACGGTCAATCCCTGATGCTGCTAGACCGGTACATGATGCAATCTATGGCGCTGTTGACGTTTACTTGAAAGAACACCCGACGTTAACTGAAGTCGAAAGGAAGAAAGTTTGTGAGTTAATTGATGTGAAAAAGTTGTCAGCAGACGCGTCCATACACGCTGCACAGAACGATCGGCTTCTGCTGCGAATGGTGGTGCAGATCCTGTTTCACGAGCAGGTTCAAGCCACTGCTGTGATCAAAGAGGCAGCACGTGGCAACCGGGCGCTGGAACAAGACTGGGAGATTAAAATGCCGCTGCGTTCTAAGTAG